A single genomic interval of Deltaproteobacteria bacterium harbors:
- a CDS encoding beta-ketoacyl-[acyl-carrier-protein] synthase family protein, whose protein sequence is MHAAELAAAGLVTCFGRGVVRSWDALLAGRCGFVSRAFRDGSRAALVAPVPEEVLPWEAHGEDRALALVRLAVEELAGAPALEAVRPSRLGVAVGSTQGTIRAWEEGQRRGADPRYRPALPHPSEPALEVARRLGAAGPLANPSMACASGAAAVGLGLSWLRRGECDAVVVGGVDALSGFVHAGFSALRALDSGAPRPFDAARAGLGLGEAAVLLVLRPAREGSETRVTGYGCAADAHHLTGPDPAGGGARRAMQAALADARLPADAVDLVSAHGTGTPYNDLMESQALAGLFGPTVGTRPVHSVKGAFGHTLAAAGALEALVCDLALREGLFPATVGLERLDPAIALDVVRGAPRRGDFRAALSLSAGFGGINAALVLERPRA, encoded by the coding sequence ATGCACGCGGCTGAGCTGGCTGCGGCCGGACTCGTCACCTGCTTCGGGCGCGGGGTCGTGCGCTCCTGGGACGCGCTGCTCGCGGGCCGCTGCGGCTTCGTCTCGCGCGCTTTTCGCGACGGGAGCAGGGCCGCGCTCGTCGCGCCGGTCCCCGAGGAGGTGCTCCCCTGGGAGGCGCACGGGGAGGATCGCGCGCTGGCCCTCGTGCGGCTCGCGGTGGAGGAGCTGGCGGGAGCTCCCGCGCTCGAAGCGGTTCGCCCTTCCCGCCTCGGCGTGGCCGTGGGGAGCACGCAGGGGACGATTCGCGCCTGGGAGGAGGGGCAGCGCCGGGGTGCCGATCCGAGGTACCGCCCGGCGCTTCCGCACCCGAGCGAGCCGGCCCTCGAGGTGGCGCGGCGGCTCGGGGCAGCGGGGCCGCTGGCCAACCCGTCGATGGCCTGCGCCTCGGGAGCGGCTGCGGTGGGGCTCGGGCTCTCCTGGCTCCGGCGCGGCGAATGCGACGCGGTGGTGGTGGGAGGCGTCGACGCGCTCTCGGGCTTCGTCCATGCGGGCTTCTCCGCGCTGCGGGCGCTCGACTCCGGGGCGCCGCGTCCCTTCGACGCCGCGCGGGCCGGGCTCGGCCTGGGCGAGGCCGCCGTGCTGCTCGTGCTCCGCCCCGCGCGCGAGGGGTCGGAGACGCGGGTCACGGGCTACGGGTGCGCCGCCGACGCGCACCACCTGACGGGGCCCGATCCCGCGGGGGGCGGGGCGCGCCGCGCGATGCAGGCGGCCCTCGCGGACGCCCGGCTCCCCGCCGATGCGGTGGACCTCGTGAGCGCGCACGGGACGGGCACCCCCTACAACGATCTGATGGAGAGCCAGGCGCTCGCCGGCCTCTTCGGCCCCACCGTCGGGACGCGGCCGGTCCATTCGGTCAAGGGAGCGTTCGGGCACACGCTCGCCGCGGCCGGGGCGCTCGAGGCGCTGGTCTGCGACCTCGCCCTGCGCGAAGGGCTCTTCCCCGCCACCGTGGGCCTCGAGCGACTCGACCCGGCGATCGCGCTGGACGTGGTCCGCGGTGCCCCCCGCCGAGGGGACTTTCGCGCCGCGCTGAGCCTCTCGGCGGGCTTCGGCGGGATCAACGCGGCCCTCGTCCTCGAGAGGCCGCGCGCGTGA
- a CDS encoding protein phosphatase 2C domain-containing protein yields MQTLLSAPETLYPASPTERLCRRFAVASGSVTGREHRRLHRNNQDGLAFSANPRHLVAAVSDGCSAGRSSEVAARLSVSWLCAWLPRYVERAADLGDPERLAAVSRGLESFLGGLAEGLRPEAAALPATVQDLCLATVLAVMVDETHTAIFGAGDGLYSVNGRLHVLDAGPDNRPAYLGYRLLARRDVAWAGPPPALVLHELRPTCEVESLLLGTDGLLDLLDPEARPLRDGSAAGSPLQFEEDPRYGRNPSLVQKRLAQLGELNQRLSDDTTVIVLRRQEG; encoded by the coding sequence ATGCAGACTCTTTTAAGCGCACCTGAGACTCTTTATCCGGCATCCCCGACGGAAAGGCTCTGCCGCCGCTTCGCCGTGGCCTCGGGGTCGGTGACGGGCCGCGAGCACCGCCGCCTGCACCGGAACAACCAGGACGGCCTGGCCTTCTCGGCGAACCCGCGACACCTCGTCGCCGCGGTGAGCGACGGCTGTTCGGCCGGGCGGTCGAGCGAGGTCGCGGCGCGGCTGAGCGTGAGCTGGCTCTGCGCGTGGCTCCCGCGCTACGTCGAGCGCGCGGCTGACCTCGGGGACCCGGAGCGTCTGGCCGCCGTGAGTCGCGGGCTGGAGTCCTTCCTCGGGGGCCTGGCGGAGGGGCTGCGGCCCGAGGCGGCGGCGCTGCCGGCGACGGTGCAGGACCTGTGTCTGGCCACGGTCCTCGCGGTGATGGTGGACGAGACCCACACCGCGATCTTCGGCGCCGGCGACGGGCTCTACTCGGTGAACGGGCGGCTGCACGTGCTCGACGCGGGACCGGACAATCGACCCGCGTACCTGGGCTACCGACTGCTCGCGCGCCGAGACGTCGCCTGGGCGGGTCCGCCGCCGGCGCTGGTCCTGCACGAGCTGCGCCCCACCTGCGAGGTGGAGAGCCTGCTCCTCGGCACGGACGGGCTGCTCGACCTCCTCGACCCGGAGGCGCGACCGCTCCGCGACGGCTCGGCCGCCGGGAGCCCGCTCCAGTTCGAGGAGGACCCGCGCTACGGCCGAAACCCGAGCCTGGTGCAGAAGCGGCTCGCGCAGCTCGGCGAGCTCAACCAGCGGCTCTCGGACGACACGACGGTGATCGTGCTTCGCCGGCAGGAAGGGTGA
- a CDS encoding MMPL family transporter produces MPDRSLIERVAAFSTRHPKGVVGGTLLLALGAAALLPRLQIRGEIDDLLPTRPGPVAELGAFRRLFGGEQELVVLLQGPRPPEVEATARWLGETFERAPWVRRVDAGLSPAALLGLWERAAFALVPEHAFPAVRERLTTGLRAQVKRLRRLLLSPLSANTTALRADPLGLAELLLGEEGRRRGAPAGAYASPDGRALLLFVHPRGATSDATFLRQLDAELTAIAARRPHPEVSLSFTGGYRYAWFLSALVRRDLQVSSVAATLGAVLLILLFFRSARLLPAAAVVSGLAVLGTLAVATLTLGRLNPLTLAFAAICLGLGVDPLLHVVARSRQFAGLPPPARFAQTVGAVAPALLASNLTTILTFASFAGSSFRGLRHIGLLSACGLLLSLLLTLVVFPALAVLLPPGSGPARPTALDRVMTWLPAALSRRRRVVLVTALAVVLGAAWIGRGASVRGDLAHLAPAELPPAETDRRIAAAFEQSPHRLVVLLRGRDETRLLEATDRLAVRTAELVRAGRVAQVRSLSSWLPAPSTQARRLAALRDLDPPALSRRLHAALTAEGLAPEAFAPFLARLADPRTFARADLPPALAPLLARHLARDGDEIVSATLVHPRPGSDELALARELSAFAADPAVQVTVTGTAPATEQVAALERRDLLLVGGLALLAVLLAVGFLLRRAWPAVAVLLSLGAAVALYAAALVLLELPVDLYTLFVVPVLIGYGVDNNLYLARRTLEAGLTESLATSSRAVLVTTLTSAAGFGALGLCRLPGLRALGLSAVVGLLLSLLGAFVLLPTLLGLGGEKPRP; encoded by the coding sequence GTGCCTGACCGCTCCCTGATCGAGCGCGTCGCGGCCTTCTCCACGCGCCATCCGAAGGGGGTCGTGGGGGGCACCTTGCTCCTCGCGCTCGGGGCGGCGGCGCTCCTGCCGCGCCTGCAGATCCGCGGCGAGATCGACGACCTTCTCCCGACGCGGCCCGGGCCGGTGGCGGAGCTCGGTGCCTTCCGTCGGCTCTTCGGCGGGGAGCAGGAGCTGGTCGTGCTCCTCCAGGGACCGAGGCCTCCGGAGGTCGAAGCCACGGCGCGGTGGCTGGGCGAGACCTTCGAGCGCGCGCCCTGGGTCCGGCGGGTGGACGCCGGCCTCTCTCCGGCGGCGCTCCTCGGACTCTGGGAGCGCGCGGCCTTCGCGCTCGTCCCCGAGCACGCCTTTCCCGCCGTGAGGGAGCGGCTCACGACGGGGCTTCGCGCGCAGGTCAAGCGTCTGCGGCGACTGCTCCTCTCCCCGCTCTCGGCAAACACCACGGCGCTGCGGGCGGATCCCCTGGGCCTGGCCGAGCTCCTCCTCGGCGAGGAGGGACGTCGCCGCGGCGCTCCGGCGGGCGCCTACGCGAGCCCGGATGGTCGGGCGCTCCTGCTCTTCGTGCACCCGCGCGGGGCGACGAGCGATGCGACCTTTCTGCGCCAGCTCGACGCCGAGCTGACGGCGATCGCCGCGCGTCGTCCGCACCCCGAGGTGAGCCTCTCCTTCACGGGGGGCTACAGGTACGCCTGGTTTCTCTCGGCGCTCGTGCGTCGCGACCTGCAGGTCTCCAGCGTCGCGGCCACGCTCGGGGCTGTGCTGCTGATCCTGCTCTTCTTTCGCTCCGCGCGGCTGCTCCCGGCGGCCGCGGTCGTCTCGGGCCTCGCCGTGCTCGGCACGCTGGCCGTGGCGACGCTGACGCTCGGCCGGCTGAATCCGCTCACCCTGGCCTTCGCGGCGATCTGCCTCGGCCTGGGCGTCGATCCGCTCCTACACGTCGTGGCGCGGAGCCGCCAGTTCGCGGGGCTCCCGCCGCCGGCTCGCTTCGCGCAAACCGTCGGGGCGGTCGCGCCGGCGCTCCTCGCGAGCAACCTGACGACCATCCTGACCTTCGCGAGCTTCGCGGGGAGCAGCTTCCGAGGACTCCGGCACATCGGGCTCCTCTCGGCCTGCGGTCTGCTCCTGAGCCTGCTCCTCACGCTGGTCGTTTTTCCCGCGCTGGCCGTGCTGCTCCCCCCGGGGAGCGGCCCGGCGAGGCCCACGGCCCTCGACCGCGTGATGACCTGGCTCCCCGCCGCGCTCTCGCGGAGGCGGCGCGTCGTGCTCGTGACCGCGCTGGCCGTCGTGCTGGGCGCGGCGTGGATCGGTCGCGGGGCCTCCGTGCGCGGCGACCTCGCGCATCTCGCGCCCGCCGAGCTGCCCCCGGCCGAGACGGACCGGCGCATCGCCGCGGCCTTCGAGCAGAGCCCGCACCGGCTCGTGGTGCTCCTCCGTGGCCGCGACGAGACGCGCCTCCTCGAGGCCACCGACCGCCTGGCGGTCCGCACGGCCGAGCTCGTGCGCGCTGGCCGCGTCGCGCAGGTGCGCAGCCTCTCGAGCTGGCTCCCCGCCCCCTCGACTCAGGCGCGCCGGCTGGCGGCGCTGCGCGATCTCGATCCTCCTGCGCTCTCCCGTCGGCTGCACGCCGCGCTGACCGCCGAGGGGCTCGCTCCCGAGGCCTTCGCGCCCTTTCTCGCGCGCCTCGCCGACCCGCGGACCTTCGCGCGGGCAGATCTTCCGCCGGCGCTGGCTCCCCTGCTGGCGCGTCACCTGGCCCGAGACGGCGACGAGATCGTCTCGGCCACGCTGGTCCATCCGCGCCCCGGCAGCGACGAGCTGGCGCTGGCGCGGGAGCTCAGCGCGTTCGCCGCCGACCCCGCGGTGCAGGTCACCGTGACGGGGACCGCCCCCGCGACCGAGCAGGTGGCCGCGCTCGAGCGCCGCGACCTGCTCCTCGTCGGGGGCCTCGCGCTCCTGGCCGTGCTCCTCGCCGTCGGGTTCCTCCTGCGCCGGGCCTGGCCGGCCGTGGCGGTGCTCCTCTCCCTCGGCGCGGCGGTGGCCCTCTACGCGGCGGCGCTCGTGCTCCTCGAGCTCCCCGTGGACCTCTACACGCTCTTCGTGGTCCCCGTGCTCATCGGGTACGGCGTGGACAACAACCTCTACCTGGCGCGGCGGACGCTCGAGGCGGGGCTCACCGAGTCTTTGGCCACGAGCTCGCGCGCCGTGCTCGTCACGACCCTGACCAGCGCCGCGGGCTTCGGAGCGCTCGGCCTCTGCCGCCTCCCCGGCCTGCGCGCGCTCGGGCTCAGCGCGGTGGTGGGGCTCCTCCTCAGCCTCCTCGGGGCGTTCGTGCTGCTGCCGACCTTGCTCGGCCTCGGCGGAGAGAAGCCGAGACCGTAG
- a CDS encoding NUDIX hydrolase has translation MPKKVPSPPKRPKAGASSASREEQAFLAAYRAQVYPRPAVTVDLAIFTLLDADLKLLLIRRKEHPFRGRWALPGGFVRVGDTFDDQGEDLDAAARRELAEETGLPAERLFLEQLHTFGRAGRDPRTRVISVAYTALIRPDLAPFVHAGSDAAEAGWCSTGEIAARALAFDHDEIVALALARLRERVEHGDAAFELVPPAFSVAELRAVHEAIKGTAYDPGNFRRRFLRLLEDGTIEEAPGKRVTGARPAKVYRFRRTAGASGPYALPGDRGYNGGLD, from the coding sequence ATGCCCAAAAAGGTGCCCAGCCCTCCGAAGCGGCCGAAGGCCGGCGCGTCGAGCGCCTCGCGCGAGGAGCAGGCCTTTCTCGCCGCGTACCGCGCGCAGGTCTATCCGCGCCCCGCCGTCACGGTGGACCTCGCGATCTTCACGCTCCTCGATGCGGACCTGAAGCTGCTCCTCATCCGGCGCAAGGAGCACCCGTTCCGAGGCCGGTGGGCCCTCCCCGGGGGCTTCGTGCGGGTCGGGGACACCTTCGACGACCAGGGGGAGGATCTCGACGCGGCGGCGCGGCGGGAGCTGGCCGAGGAGACGGGCCTGCCGGCGGAGCGCCTCTTTCTCGAGCAGCTCCACACCTTCGGCCGGGCGGGGCGCGATCCACGCACCCGGGTCATCAGCGTGGCCTACACGGCGCTCATCCGGCCCGACCTCGCCCCCTTCGTGCACGCGGGGAGCGACGCCGCCGAGGCGGGGTGGTGCTCGACGGGGGAGATTGCGGCGCGCGCCCTGGCCTTCGACCACGACGAGATCGTCGCGCTGGCCCTCGCCCGCCTGCGCGAGCGCGTCGAGCACGGCGACGCGGCCTTCGAGCTCGTCCCTCCCGCCTTCAGCGTGGCCGAGCTGCGCGCGGTGCACGAGGCGATCAAGGGGACGGCCTACGACCCCGGGAACTTCCGGCGGCGGTTTCTCCGCCTCCTCGAAGACGGCACGATCGAGGAGGCCCCCGGCAAGCGGGTCACCGGCGCGAGGCCGGCGAAGGTCTACCGTTTCCGGCGGACCGCGGGCGCATCCGGGCCCTACGCATTGCCCGGCGACCGCGGCTATAATGGCGGCCTCGATTAG
- a CDS encoding biotin--[acetyl-CoA-carboxylase] ligase translates to MTTLDPTLLPEAFVRRLRTRWLGRAFHYHAEVSSTNDEVAALAHAGAPQGAVVLAEVQRVGRGRQGRRWHSEPGQNLTFSILLRPGWRAPEVPPLSLGVAVGVAAALERYLPEPPTVKWPNDLLSRGRKLSGILVELASEGERLQRVTLGVGVNVNQERFEAELAPIATSLALERGGPVERAAVLASVLEELEPWLEALLGRETESVLAAWTARASWLGEELVVRTAKGPVRGVALGLDGAGALRLRTADGAEQRILSGDLELGEGGAS, encoded by the coding sequence GTGACGACCCTCGACCCGACGCTTCTGCCCGAGGCGTTCGTGCGGCGGCTGAGGACGCGCTGGCTCGGCCGCGCCTTCCACTACCACGCGGAGGTCTCCTCGACGAACGACGAGGTGGCGGCGCTCGCGCACGCGGGGGCGCCGCAGGGGGCCGTGGTGCTGGCCGAGGTCCAGCGCGTGGGGCGGGGCCGGCAGGGGCGACGCTGGCACTCCGAGCCCGGCCAGAACCTGACCTTCTCGATCCTGCTCCGGCCGGGCTGGCGCGCGCCGGAGGTGCCGCCGCTGAGCCTGGGCGTGGCGGTGGGCGTGGCTGCGGCGCTCGAGCGCTACCTCCCCGAGCCACCCACGGTGAAATGGCCGAACGACCTCCTTTCCCGAGGACGCAAGCTCTCGGGGATCCTCGTCGAGCTCGCGAGCGAGGGGGAGCGGCTCCAGCGCGTCACCCTCGGCGTCGGCGTCAACGTGAACCAGGAGCGCTTCGAGGCGGAGCTCGCGCCCATCGCCACGTCGCTGGCCCTCGAGCGGGGAGGACCCGTCGAGCGGGCCGCCGTGCTCGCGTCGGTGCTCGAGGAGCTCGAGCCGTGGCTGGAGGCGCTGCTCGGGCGAGAGACCGAGAGCGTGCTCGCGGCCTGGACGGCGCGCGCAAGCTGGCTCGGCGAGGAGCTCGTGGTACGGACGGCGAAGGGGCCGGTGCGAGGCGTGGCCCTGGGCCTCGACGGGGCGGGAGCCCTCCGGCTGCGCACCGCGGACGGAGCCGAGCAGCGCATCCTGAGCGGGGACCTGGAGCTCGGCGAAGGAGGAGCCTCATGA
- a CDS encoding nicotinamidase, with product MTLPLPSFYDPKRVGELYLERAAQIAETALDYRLRHGLRPAGQDRYRIAAFGIDCQVGFCTPGASLFVPGAVEDTQRTLEWLYRNLDRLTGLHFSMDTHRVFQVFHPAWWIDVEGKHPGPFTPVTYEDVRSGKWRPISHPRECLEYCKKLEATGKYVLTIWPYHTLLGGVSHALVPALMEAAIFHSLTRLHQTHFETKGTHAMTENYSVLSPEVHELGSQVVGGFNSAFFKLLMDYDRVYVFGQAKSHCVLATLQDLEQHIKATDPGLLDKVYILEDAMSPVPPPPLDPLPPGLDFPRIAAQGIERFRQAGMHIVKTTDPVVL from the coding sequence ATGACGCTACCTCTACCGTCCTTCTACGACCCGAAGCGCGTGGGCGAGCTCTACCTCGAGCGCGCCGCGCAGATCGCCGAGACCGCCCTCGACTACCGGCTGCGGCACGGCCTGCGCCCGGCGGGGCAGGACCGCTACCGCATCGCCGCCTTCGGCATCGACTGCCAGGTCGGCTTCTGCACCCCGGGGGCGAGCCTCTTCGTCCCCGGCGCCGTCGAGGACACGCAGCGCACGCTCGAGTGGCTCTACCGCAACCTGGACCGGCTGACGGGGCTCCACTTCTCGATGGACACGCACCGCGTCTTCCAGGTCTTCCACCCGGCCTGGTGGATCGACGTGGAGGGCAAGCACCCCGGCCCCTTCACCCCCGTGACCTACGAGGACGTGCGCTCCGGCAAGTGGCGCCCGATCTCGCACCCGCGCGAGTGCCTCGAGTACTGCAAGAAGCTCGAGGCCACCGGCAAGTACGTGCTCACCATCTGGCCCTACCACACACTCCTCGGCGGGGTGAGCCACGCGCTCGTCCCGGCGCTGATGGAGGCCGCGATCTTCCACAGCCTGACGCGGCTGCACCAGACGCACTTCGAGACCAAGGGGACGCACGCCATGACCGAGAACTACTCCGTCCTCTCCCCCGAGGTGCACGAGCTCGGCAGCCAGGTGGTGGGCGGCTTCAACAGCGCCTTCTTCAAGCTGCTGATGGACTACGACCGGGTCTACGTCTTCGGCCAGGCCAAGAGCCACTGCGTGCTGGCCACGCTCCAGGACCTCGAGCAGCACATCAAGGCCACCGACCCGGGCCTCCTCGACAAGGTCTACATCCTCGAGGACGCGATGAGCCCGGTCCCCCCGCCGCCGCTCGACCCGCTCCCCCCGGGGCTCGACTTCCCGCGAATCGCCGCCCAGGGGATCGAGCGTTTTCGCCAGGCCGGCATGCACATCGTGAAGACCACCGACCCCGTGGTTCTCTAG
- a CDS encoding alpha/beta fold hydrolase: MTPPRRPPQNRTLRQAARTLRKGADRAVSRFVNGVDWWMRDPSQIVDRTPYTEVLHDLKLVVRRYLPLETTEEWELGTETLRVERRRYRTPVLLIPPLMVRPLIFDLVPDRSYVRTLLKEGYDVFLVDFGEPDKADECVTLNHYVLDWLPMAVDAVCRASRSDDLSLIGYCMGGLFALMHTSVNEDPRVRNIVTIASPVDAHKMGIFAWVVRMGGDQLEFLSKRMGNLPGELSSRAFKMVKPLKNVTRYAELFLNLWNEEYVNGFDALNQWTEHFLDYPGSAFRQFLNDFVKENKLKDGRMVFGDKVADLTRITCPLLAFVGADDVIVPPSAATEIVNLVSSTDKDLRLVPGGHMGVFAGRHAPEKVWRESARWLARRSAE; this comes from the coding sequence ATGACACCCCCGCGCCGCCCCCCGCAGAATCGCACCCTACGACAGGCCGCCCGCACGCTCCGGAAGGGGGCCGACCGCGCCGTCTCGCGCTTCGTGAACGGCGTGGACTGGTGGATGCGCGACCCCTCGCAGATCGTGGACCGCACGCCGTACACCGAGGTCCTCCACGATCTGAAGCTGGTCGTGCGGCGCTACCTGCCCCTCGAGACGACCGAGGAGTGGGAGCTCGGCACCGAGACGCTGCGCGTCGAGCGGCGGAGGTATCGCACGCCGGTGCTGCTCATCCCGCCGCTCATGGTGCGGCCGCTCATCTTCGACCTCGTCCCCGACCGGTCCTACGTGCGGACCCTGCTGAAGGAGGGCTACGACGTCTTCCTGGTGGACTTCGGCGAGCCGGACAAGGCGGACGAATGCGTCACCTTGAACCACTACGTGCTCGACTGGCTCCCGATGGCGGTCGACGCCGTCTGCCGCGCGTCGCGGTCGGACGACCTCTCCCTCATCGGCTACTGCATGGGCGGGCTCTTCGCGCTCATGCACACCTCCGTCAATGAGGACCCGCGCGTCCGCAACATCGTGACCATCGCCTCCCCGGTCGACGCGCACAAGATGGGGATCTTCGCCTGGGTGGTACGCATGGGGGGCGATCAGCTCGAGTTCCTCTCGAAGCGCATGGGGAACCTCCCCGGGGAGCTCTCGAGCCGCGCCTTCAAGATGGTCAAGCCGCTCAAGAACGTCACGCGCTACGCCGAGCTCTTCCTCAACCTGTGGAACGAGGAGTACGTGAACGGCTTCGACGCGCTCAACCAGTGGACGGAGCACTTCCTCGACTATCCCGGCAGCGCGTTCCGCCAGTTCCTGAACGACTTCGTCAAGGAGAACAAGCTCAAGGACGGTCGGATGGTCTTCGGCGACAAGGTGGCCGACCTGACCCGCATCACCTGCCCGCTCCTCGCCTTCGTCGGCGCCGACGACGTGATCGTTCCTCCGTCGGCCGCGACCGAAATCGTGAACCTGGTCTCGAGCACCGACAAGGACCTGCGACTCGTGCCCGGGGGGCACATGGGGGTCTTCGCCGGGCGCCACGCTCCCGAGAAGGTCTGGCGCGAGAGCGCGCGGTGGCTGGCTCGCCGCTCCGCCGAGTGA
- a CDS encoding VWA domain-containing protein, translating into MSNSTQLTNLFANAVAAGTITSTTSTLLSGHLGAVVVAGAAGLDAENIQASDVTLVTVLIDASSSIADRGLEQAVREGQHALLDAFAGSKERDGLLVALWTFNQQARVVHAYLPVPDAVRLDASNYRGGGSTALYDTWCDALAANLAYAQQLRDSGTPCRSVVVVITDGEDVGSSRRAPDCAQLSRDLLASEQFVLAFVGVGGSTDFRAVARSMGIPDGCITVQSSATAQGLRKVFQMVSQSAIRVSQGMIQPGAQAGFFTP; encoded by the coding sequence ATGAGCAACTCGACGCAGCTGACGAACCTCTTCGCGAACGCGGTGGCCGCCGGGACGATCACCTCCACCACCTCCACGCTCCTGAGCGGGCACCTGGGGGCGGTGGTGGTGGCCGGCGCCGCCGGGCTCGACGCCGAGAACATCCAGGCCTCGGACGTCACCCTGGTCACCGTGCTCATCGACGCCTCGTCCAGCATCGCGGACCGCGGGCTCGAGCAGGCGGTGCGCGAGGGGCAGCACGCCCTCCTCGACGCCTTCGCCGGGAGCAAGGAGCGGGACGGCCTGCTCGTGGCCCTCTGGACCTTCAACCAGCAGGCGCGCGTGGTCCACGCCTACCTGCCGGTGCCGGACGCGGTGCGCCTCGACGCCTCGAACTACCGCGGCGGCGGGAGCACGGCGCTCTACGACACCTGGTGCGACGCGCTGGCGGCGAACCTGGCCTACGCGCAGCAGCTCCGCGACAGCGGGACCCCCTGCCGGAGCGTGGTGGTGGTGATCACGGACGGCGAGGACGTGGGCTCCAGCCGGCGGGCGCCCGACTGCGCGCAGCTCAGCCGCGACCTGCTCGCCTCGGAGCAGTTCGTGCTGGCCTTCGTGGGGGTGGGCGGCTCCACCGACTTTCGCGCGGTGGCGCGCAGCATGGGGATCCCCGACGGGTGCATCACGGTGCAGAGCAGCGCGACGGCCCAGGGGCTGCGCAAGGTCTTCCAGATGGTGAGCCAGTCGGCCATCCGGGTCAGCCAGGGGATGATCCAGCCGGGGGCGCAGGCGGGCTTCTTCACGCCGTGA
- the nadC gene encoding carboxylating nicotinate-nucleotide diphosphorylase: MPSSDPLIPSPAIRQLIDLALEEDLGLGDVTTRLMGPPRPAVGQVVARQSLVVCGLPLAAWVTERAEPQLGCEALVEEGALVSPGTVLVRLRGPSDALLRVERTVLNFLQRLCGVATLTHRYVEAARGTGARIVDTRKTLPGWRALDKYAVRRGGGHNHRADLSSGILIKDNHITAAGSVAEAVRRARAGAPHTLRVEVEVESLAAAEEALGAGAEVLLLDNFTPESVREVVARVKGRALVELSGGVNLGTVRAFAESGAELISVGALTHSAPAADLAMDLLAAAEAPREGRA; this comes from the coding sequence ATGCCTTCTTCTGATCCGTTGATCCCGAGCCCCGCCATCCGCCAGCTCATCGACCTCGCGCTCGAGGAGGACCTCGGGCTCGGCGACGTCACGACCCGGCTCATGGGTCCGCCCAGGCCCGCGGTCGGCCAGGTCGTCGCGCGCCAGTCCCTCGTGGTCTGCGGCCTGCCGCTGGCGGCGTGGGTGACCGAGCGCGCCGAGCCGCAGCTCGGCTGCGAGGCGCTCGTCGAGGAGGGGGCGCTCGTCTCTCCGGGCACCGTGCTCGTCCGGCTGCGAGGCCCGTCGGACGCGCTCCTCCGGGTCGAGCGCACCGTGCTCAACTTCCTGCAGCGGCTCTGCGGGGTGGCCACGCTGACCCATCGCTACGTGGAGGCCGCTCGGGGCACCGGCGCGCGCATCGTGGATACGCGCAAGACGCTGCCCGGGTGGCGGGCCCTCGACAAGTACGCCGTGCGTCGGGGAGGCGGCCACAACCACCGGGCCGATCTGAGCTCGGGGATCCTGATCAAGGACAACCACATCACCGCCGCCGGCTCGGTGGCGGAGGCGGTGCGGCGAGCTCGAGCCGGCGCGCCCCACACCCTGCGCGTCGAGGTCGAGGTGGAGAGCCTCGCTGCGGCCGAGGAGGCCCTCGGCGCCGGGGCGGAGGTGCTGCTCCTCGACAACTTCACCCCCGAGAGCGTGCGCGAGGTCGTGGCGCGGGTGAAGGGGCGCGCGCTCGTGGAGCTCTCGGGGGGCGTGAATCTCGGCACGGTGCGCGCCTTCGCCGAGAGCGGGGCGGAGCTCATCTCGGTGGGCGCCCTGACGCACTCCGCGCCCGCGGCGGACCTGGCGATGGACCTGCTCGCCGCGGCGGAGGCGCCGCGCGAGGGGCGCGCGTGA
- a CDS encoding CPBP family intramembrane metalloprotease: MRDVEQAAAGEAKSPAPGGSQTRPGRRELGEILVIFAGVTAACAVLWQLRRAVPFVAQNLHALIAAIFLYLPTALVLRRKEDFGVYGLTTRPVGRGLLFFLGAVFATFPPFVAGFYAYHRLVCARAAAGLAVPEVYRRLCTHFVSRFAAARRTLPANFGQLALAQVLVVALPEEYFFRGYLQTRLERVFPPRRRVLGGGLGLALVFASVLFALGHVLVDFNPLRLAVFFPSLLFGWMRGASGSILAGVLYHAACNLISELLHHAFF; encoded by the coding sequence ATGCGCGACGTCGAGCAGGCCGCCGCGGGGGAGGCCAAGAGCCCGGCCCCCGGCGGCTCCCAGACCCGCCCCGGGCGCCGCGAGCTCGGGGAGATCCTGGTGATCTTCGCCGGCGTGACGGCGGCCTGCGCCGTGCTCTGGCAGCTTCGCCGCGCCGTGCCGTTCGTCGCGCAGAACCTCCACGCGCTGATCGCGGCCATCTTCCTCTACCTGCCGACAGCCCTGGTCCTGCGCCGCAAGGAGGACTTCGGCGTGTACGGCCTCACCACCCGACCGGTCGGCCGGGGCCTGCTCTTCTTCCTCGGGGCGGTCTTCGCCACCTTCCCCCCCTTCGTGGCCGGCTTCTACGCCTACCATCGCCTGGTGTGCGCCCGCGCGGCCGCGGGCCTCGCCGTCCCCGAGGTCTATCGCCGCCTCTGTACGCACTTCGTGTCGCGCTTCGCCGCGGCACGCCGCACGCTCCCCGCGAACTTCGGCCAGCTCGCGCTCGCCCAGGTGCTCGTGGTCGCGCTCCCCGAGGAGTACTTCTTCCGGGGGTATTTGCAGACGCGGCTCGAACGTGTCTTTCCGCCGAGGCGGCGCGTGCTGGGCGGCGGCCTGGGGCTCGCCCTCGTCTTCGCCTCGGTCCTCTTCGCCCTCGGGCACGTGCTGGTGGACTTCAACCCGCTGCGGCTGGCCGTCTTCTTTCCCTCGCTCCTTTTCGGCTGGATGCGCGGCGCGTCGGGGTCCATCCTGGCCGGCGTGCTCTACCACGCGGCCTGCAACCTGATCAGCGAGCTACTGCACCATGCCTTCTTCTGA